The following are encoded in a window of Negativicutes bacterium genomic DNA:
- the recJ gene encoding single-stranded-DNA-specific exonuclease RecJ, with amino-acid sequence MLKMEKKWELPVEAAPEKIKEIATLFNLSEAVVKVLFNRGFYQAETIKDFLEVNAANFHDPFLLKDCAVAVERIIKAITAGELITIYGDYDVDGITSTSLMVKVLTDLGARVDYYIPERQSEGYGLNSEALNAIYDNKSSLLITVDCGISAVAEVEAISDKLDIIITDHHQPPEVLPKSFAIINPKQVDCTYPEKNLAGVGVAFKLCQALWLELKKENLMKYLDLVAIGTVADIVSLLGENRLIVKLGLKEITTTSNVGLKALLQSSGLSHKKIDAGKIGFIIAPRLNAAGRMDNAKIGVKLLTTESLVTAQELAIVLENENNNRQRTEKDILEKVDNMIINGNLYQDQVIVVAGSDWHSGVIGIVASRIVEKYYRPVVIISKKDGVGKGSCRSIEGFNIYEALDECSELLVQFGGHKQAAGLTIKVENIAKFRLKINKLAEMKLTIDDFKPKIKLDTEIYCEGITEKLLNDLTMLEPFGMGNPKPVFVSSEVLIREAKKIGADGKHLKFKVGTNGKELEALAWNLGAIADVFSHEDKINIAFYPEYNEWQDRKSIQLKILDLKYQYNVKNDINNLYSNSSVEGKTINKLDKFFTKIVGITFENRQELVAKIKIGDKLALINENDNEFDSNAIKVVSPYGVLGYLRSEIAEMLMEAISEGVKYEAVVTNITGTENQYNGVNILVNKCELTELRYNKKIDLSTINEILLGSLKFHPIQMQAIDLLDKGKNVLAIMGTGRGKSAIFQAKATLLANNNHKTTIIIYPLRALVNDQFINMNRLLKDLNLKIVKANGSLTLQERAELFFALSNDKVDILLTTPEFLEANLAKINIPVNKVGLVVIDECHHILDTVRPAYKRLERIINYFNNPVVLALTATASPAMVTELKKRFSIDEIIIDKNVRENLNVVDLRNIADKIDYIKELVQRDEKNIIFVNSRKQAVDIAVKLRSLCNVNADEIAFYHAGLSADWRLKVEQWFRTGEVKTLVATSAFGEGVDFFDVRNIIQYHLPFNSTTFNQQCGRAGRDGKESFIHLLFGKDDISLNNLVLKDKAPDRTLIGKIFLLLKDLIKAEFTDLTNHEIAEKFMLKHKENISDKAVAICLKIMEEIGLLWRENFGVRRKIFFNTIPDKKLNLEDSATYLEGVYEKTEFLEFADKITKAQSYEILSWINKPIYPKDL; translated from the coding sequence ATGTTGAAAATGGAGAAAAAATGGGAATTGCCAGTAGAAGCAGCTCCTGAAAAAATTAAAGAAATAGCAACATTATTTAATCTTTCAGAAGCGGTAGTTAAGGTGTTATTTAATCGTGGATTTTATCAAGCTGAAACAATAAAGGATTTTTTAGAAGTAAATGCAGCTAATTTTCATGATCCGTTCTTATTAAAAGATTGTGCGGTGGCAGTTGAGCGAATTATCAAAGCAATTACCGCAGGCGAACTAATTACAATCTATGGTGATTATGATGTAGACGGTATCACCTCAACCTCGTTGATGGTTAAGGTTTTAACAGATTTAGGGGCAAGGGTTGATTATTATATTCCCGAACGCCAAAGTGAAGGGTATGGCTTAAATAGTGAGGCTTTAAATGCTATTTATGATAATAAGAGTAGTCTTTTAATTACTGTTGACTGTGGAATCAGTGCTGTGGCAGAAGTTGAAGCAATCAGTGATAAGCTAGATATAATAATAACTGATCATCACCAGCCGCCAGAAGTATTACCTAAGTCTTTTGCAATAATAAATCCGAAGCAAGTTGACTGTACTTATCCTGAAAAAAACTTGGCGGGAGTGGGCGTCGCTTTTAAGTTATGTCAAGCTTTATGGTTGGAGCTAAAAAAAGAAAATTTAATGAAATATTTGGATTTAGTAGCAATCGGAACGGTGGCAGATATTGTGTCACTCTTAGGTGAAAATAGACTTATTGTAAAATTAGGCTTAAAAGAAATAACAACAACCTCCAATGTTGGATTGAAAGCCTTACTACAAAGTTCAGGACTTTCTCACAAAAAAATTGATGCGGGGAAAATTGGTTTTATTATTGCACCGCGTTTGAATGCGGCTGGGCGAATGGATAATGCTAAAATTGGCGTCAAATTATTAACTACTGAAAGCTTAGTAACAGCACAAGAGCTAGCAATTGTGTTGGAAAACGAAAATAATAATCGGCAACGGACTGAAAAAGATATTTTAGAAAAAGTTGATAATATGATAATAAATGGCAATTTATATCAAGATCAGGTTATTGTTGTTGCTGGTAGTGATTGGCATTCTGGGGTAATTGGCATTGTTGCTTCGAGAATAGTGGAAAAATATTATCGTCCAGTTGTTATTATTAGCAAAAAAGATGGGGTTGGCAAAGGATCATGTCGTAGTATTGAAGGCTTTAATATATATGAAGCCCTTGATGAATGTAGTGAATTGTTAGTGCAGTTTGGTGGTCATAAACAGGCAGCTGGTTTAACGATTAAAGTTGAAAACATAGCGAAGTTTCGGCTTAAAATAAATAAATTGGCCGAAATGAAATTAACGATAGATGACTTTAAGCCCAAAATTAAGCTTGATACTGAAATTTATTGCGAAGGGATAACTGAGAAACTACTAAATGATTTAACAATGCTTGAACCTTTTGGTATGGGTAACCCTAAACCGGTATTTGTTAGTAGTGAAGTTTTAATAAGAGAAGCGAAAAAAATCGGAGCGGACGGTAAACATTTAAAATTTAAAGTTGGAACCAATGGAAAAGAATTAGAGGCTTTGGCTTGGAACTTAGGAGCAATAGCTGACGTTTTTAGTCATGAAGATAAAATAAATATCGCTTTTTATCCTGAATATAATGAATGGCAAGATAGAAAAAGTATTCAGCTAAAAATATTGGATTTAAAATACCAATATAATGTAAAGAATGATATTAATAATTTATATAGTAATAGTTCTGTTGAAGGAAAAACTATAAACAAACTTGATAAATTCTTTACAAAAATCGTAGGTATAACTTTTGAAAATCGCCAAGAACTAGTTGCTAAAATAAAAATCGGCGATAAATTAGCATTAATTAATGAGAATGATAATGAATTCGATTCCAATGCGATAAAGGTTGTAAGTCCTTATGGGGTATTAGGCTATTTAAGAAGCGAAATAGCGGAAATGCTAATGGAAGCAATATCTGAAGGGGTAAAATATGAGGCGGTTGTAACCAATATAACGGGGACTGAAAATCAATATAACGGTGTAAATATCTTGGTTAATAAATGTGAGTTAACTGAGTTAAGATATAATAAAAAAATTGACTTAAGCACAATTAATGAAATTTTGCTAGGTAGCTTAAAGTTTCATCCGATCCAAATGCAAGCCATAGATTTATTGGACAAGGGTAAAAATGTGCTGGCGATAATGGGGACAGGACGCGGTAAAAGTGCAATTTTTCAAGCAAAAGCAACCTTGTTGGCTAATAATAACCACAAAACAACTATAATAATATACCCACTGCGAGCCTTGGTAAATGATCAATTTATCAATATGAACCGACTATTAAAAGACTTAAATCTAAAAATAGTTAAAGCTAATGGAAGCTTAACCTTACAAGAACGAGCTGAATTGTTTTTTGCGTTAAGTAATGATAAAGTTGATATATTGTTAACTACCCCTGAGTTTTTGGAAGCAAATTTAGCTAAAATTAATATTCCGGTCAATAAAGTTGGGTTAGTAGTTATTGATGAGTGTCATCATATTTTAGATACTGTAAGACCTGCTTATAAAAGGTTAGAAAGAATAATAAATTACTTTAATAATCCAGTAGTCTTAGCCTTGACTGCTACTGCGAGCCCTGCGATGGTAACAGAGCTAAAAAAAAGGTTTAGCATTGATGAAATTATTATTGATAAAAATGTGCGAGAAAATTTAAATGTTGTTGATTTGCGTAATATTGCTGATAAAATAGATTATATTAAAGAATTAGTACAACGAGATGAGAAAAATATAATATTCGTTAATAGTCGTAAACAAGCAGTAGATATTGCTGTTAAATTAAGAAGCTTGTGTAATGTTAATGCGGATGAAATTGCTTTTTATCATGCTGGGCTTTCGGCAGATTGGCGGCTAAAAGTTGAACAATGGTTTAGAACTGGAGAAGTTAAAACCTTAGTAGCAACAAGTGCTTTTGGTGAAGGTGTAGATTTTTTTGATGTAAGAAATATAATTCAATATCATTTGCCGTTTAATTCCACGACTTTTAATCAGCAATGTGGTCGAGCTGGTAGAGATGGGAAAGAAAGTTTTATTCACTTGCTGTTTGGTAAAGATGATATTAGTTTGAATAATTTAGTATTAAAGGATAAAGCACCTGATCGAACTTTAATCGGCAAAATTTTTCTATTATTAAAAGACTTGATAAAAGCTGAATTTACAGATTTAACGAATCATGAAATAGCTGAAAAATTTATGTTAAAGCATAAGGAGAATATTAGTGATAAGGCTGTGGCTATCTGTTTAAAGATTATGGAAGAAATAGGGCTATTGTGGCGTGAAAATTTTGGCGTTAGGCGGAAAATATTCTTTAACACTATTCCTGACAAAAAATTAAACTTAGAGGATTCCGCTACTTATTTAGAAGGTGTTTACGAAAAAACTGAGTTTTTGGAATTTGCTGATAAAATAACTAAAGCGCAGTCTTATGAAATTTTATCGTGGATAAATAAGCCTATTTATCCGAAAGATTTGTAG